A stretch of the bacterium genome encodes the following:
- a CDS encoding uracil-DNA glycosylase: protein MSDPRELPPANDPAAIAADLLAWIRQNRHTAPAWFIDDGSAAPELAAAAAPVAAPIAVPAIVPATAPDAAPEAVEAPAASDAAFAAACAGFVKDTLALIDREGVPAGGTLPPDPLLAAHGGDKAAALAALCAEVLPCVKCPLHETRTHTVFGVGNPDADLVFIGEAPGQDEDLQGEPFVGRSGQLLTKILGAIGYARQDVYICNILKCRPPGNRDPLPAEVAQCEPHLRRQLAILRPRAICCLGRVAGQTLLGTDASLGKLRQAVHFYAGIPVTVTFHPAALLRNPGWKRDTWDDVRRLRALVDALKAR, encoded by the coding sequence ATGAGTGATCCCCGCGAATTGCCGCCCGCGAACGATCCCGCAGCCATCGCCGCCGACCTCCTGGCCTGGATCCGCCAGAACCGGCACACGGCGCCGGCGTGGTTCATCGACGACGGCTCGGCGGCGCCCGAACTGGCGGCCGCGGCGGCGCCTGTTGCTGCGCCCATCGCCGTGCCCGCTATCGTGCCCGCTACCGCGCCGGATGCGGCGCCGGAGGCGGTCGAAGCGCCTGCGGCTTCCGATGCGGCCTTCGCAGCCGCCTGCGCCGGCTTCGTGAAGGACACACTTGCCCTGATCGACCGCGAGGGCGTGCCTGCCGGCGGCACGCTGCCGCCCGACCCCCTGCTGGCCGCGCACGGCGGTGACAAGGCCGCGGCGCTGGCCGCCCTGTGCGCCGAGGTGCTGCCGTGCGTGAAGTGCCCGCTCCACGAGACGCGAACCCACACGGTGTTCGGGGTGGGCAACCCGGACGCCGACCTCGTCTTCATCGGCGAGGCGCCGGGCCAGGACGAGGACCTGCAGGGTGAGCCGTTCGTGGGACGCAGCGGACAGCTGCTGACGAAGATCCTCGGCGCCATCGGCTACGCGCGCCAGGACGTCTACATCTGCAACATCCTCAAGTGCCGGCCGCCGGGCAACCGCGACCCGCTGCCGGCCGAGGTCGCCCAATGTGAGCCGCACCTCAGGCGCCAGCTGGCCATCCTGCGGCCGCGCGCCATCTGCTGCCTCGGTCGCGTGGCCGGGCAGACGTTGCTGGGCACGGACGCCTCGCTGGGCAAGTTGAGGCAGGCGGTGCATTTCTACGCCGGCATCCCGGTGACGGTGACCTTCCATCCGGCGGCGCTGCTGCGCAACCCGGGCTGGAAGCGTGATACCTGGGACGACGTGCGGCGCCTGCGGGCGCTGGTCGACGCGCTCAAGGCGCGATAG